CGATGGCCTGCGCCAGCTTGGGACGGTCGACAGAGTGGATCACGTCGAAAAGCTCCATCGCCTGACGGGCCTTGTTCGATTGCAGGGGACCGACGAGGTGCAACTCGACGCCCTCGAACCGCGCCTTGAAGTCGGGCCACTTTCCCGCCGCCTCCTGTACGCGGTTCTCGCCGAAGACGCGCTGGCCCTCGGCCAGCACCGCCTCGACCCGCTCCAGTGGCTGGACCTTGCTGATCGCCACGAGGGTCACGGAGGCCGGATCGCGGTCCGCCTCCTTGCAGGCCTTTTCGATGCGGGTGCGGATGTCGGTCAGTCCCAAGGGTCGTCTCCCCATGCTGCGATGAAAGGGGCCAGGTCGGCCTCGTACTTGCGCCAGGCCTCGCGGCGTCCGGCGTGGATCGGCTGGCGCACCTGCGCAAGGCTCAGCGTCTTCACCGCGCCTTTGGACTTGTGGAAGTCGAGGCAGGCGTTCTCCCATTCCAGCCCGGCGGCGGCGATCAGGGCGCGGGCCTGCGATTCGGGGTCGCTGACCAGATCCTCGTAGCGGATCTCATGCAGGCGGTCGCCAAGGCGCGGGCGCCACCA
This region of Ponticoccus alexandrii genomic DNA includes:
- a CDS encoding YggS family pyridoxal phosphate-dependent enzyme yields the protein MGRRPLGLTDIRTRIEKACKEADRDPASVTLVAISKVQPLERVEAVLAEGQRVFGENRVQEAAGKWPDFKARFEGVELHLVGPLQSNKARQAMELFDVIHSVDRPKLAQAIARLAQELGSCPDLFIQVNTGEEEQKAGILPADADGFIAECRALDLPVKGLMCIPPVEETPSLHFALLGKIAARNGLEGLSMGMSGDFEEAIALGATHVRVGSAIFGERVKT